CGTTTTCGGTCTTCTTCCGGGATACTTTTTAAAGTCGGGAAGTTGAAGTGGTCCGGGTGTTCGTGTGTGACGAAAATATAATCGATCTCCGAATAATTGACATCGATGTTTCCTGCAAGAAGAGCCCAGCCGTCGTTGAAAGTTTTGCTCTTGATCCAGGGATCAATAAATATTTTTTTGGAAGCGGCTTCGACAATGAAACCCGCGTGTGAGATAAATTCAATGATCATATTTTCAGGGAATTGGTTGAAGTGGAACTGCCGGAGCAATTCCACTTGAGCATATTTAATTTCTCATTATTCGCTAACGCGGATATTCTTTTCGAAAGCGGTACTTGCTCTTATTTCTGGTAGAATGGCATTTTAACCACTTTTGCAGCAACGCCTTTGTCGCGGATCTCAATAAAGATCTCACTGTCCGGAGCAGCAAATTCGGTGTTTACATATCCCATTCCGATTGCTTTTTTGACACTTGGTCCTTGTGTTCCGGAAGTTACTTTCCCGATTACATTCCCGTTAGCGTCCAAAATACGGTAATCGTGACGCGGAATTCCACGGTCGATCATCTCGAAACCGATCAGCTTTCTGGAAACACCTGCTTCTTTTTGTGCTTTCAGACGGTCGGCATCCACAAAGTCTTTCGTGAATTTTGTGATCCATCCCAATCCTGCTTCCAACGGAGAAGTCGTATCGTCGATATCGTTTCCGTAAAGGCAGAATCCCATTTCCAAACGCAAAGTATCGCGGGCAGCCAAACCGATGGGTTTAATTCCGAAAGCAGCGCCTGCTTCGAAAACTTTGTCCCAAACCTGTTTTACTTCGGAATTCTTGCAGTAGATCTCAAAACCTCCCGAACCGGTATAACCTGTTGCTGAAATGATTACGTAATCAACTCCTGCAAACGGACCTACTTCAAAATGGTAGTATTTGATAGCGGAAAGATCAACCGAAGTTAATGATTGCATCGCTTCAACGGCTTTCGGGCCTTGAATTGCCAGCAACGAGTAGTCATCGGAAAGGTTTCTCATTGTCACGTTTTTCGTGTTATGGGAAGAAATCCAGTTCCAGTCTTTTTCAATGTTGGAAGCGTTCACAACCAACAAATATTCTTCTTCTTTGATACGGTATACGATCAAGTCATCCACAATTCCGCCGTTTCCATTAGGAAGGCAAGAATACTGCGCACGCCCGATCGTCAGCGTAGAAGCATCGTTTGTGGTTACACGCTGGATCAGGTCCAAAGCATCCGGTCCTGACAACAAAAACTCTCCCATGTGAGAAACGTCAAATACACCTACTGCGTTACGAACTGTTTCGTGTTCGGCGTTTACACCTTCGTATTGAACCGGCATATTGAATCCTGCAAATGGAACCATTTTGGCACCCAAAGCCTCATGAACCTGGGTAAGAGCTGTGTTTTTCATTGATTTTCTTTTTTAGACTGTAAAAGTAACTATTTCGTTGAATTTTGGTGAAGAAGCGGGTGAAGATTACTGGGCAATCAGTTTGGAACCGTGATACGGGCAAAACTCGTAATTTGCAGGGAACAATTCTCCGTCGTTTGCACATTTGGCATCTTTGTATAAGCTTGGCAACGGCAGGTGAAAAGTATTCTTCACCGAAGCAAGGCTCAATGTGAAATCTGAATTATTGTAAGGGTTCAGGGCATTTTCACCGGAAGCATCCGTAATCTCCACATAGAACAATTCCATTCCTGCTCCCATGTCTCCGAGCATTTGTGCAAACATCGGTTTGATGTAATCATTCAGCATGATCAGTTCATTCGACAATTTGGATTGCGGGATCGGCTTGTATGTTTTTCCGTTAAAGGTTACTGAAAGATTGTTGCGCAGGTAAGATTCCTCTTTGGATTCAAAAGATCTCAGGGTGGTGCTCATACTTCCGGAAATAGCAATGAAAATGGATTTGTTTCCAAGCATTCCTTTTAAAGTAGAAACTATCTCAGGGCCAAATGTTTTCGGGTCTTTTGCGGATAATACTTCCCAATACATCACCGGGAACCAGTAAAGGATGGTGATATCTTCCTGGTCAGTGTGGGTATAAACAATGTCTTTCAGTAATTTGTTCTGGTCCACATCTTTCAATGCCAGCTTTTGCTGGGCGAAGGATGAGAAAGAGATAATCATAACAAGCAGGCACAAGGTATTTTTCATGTTCAGGTTTTTTGAACACAAAGTTATCAATTTGTCTGAATGTCAGTGGGGAATTAATTCGCTCTCAGTTTCGAAAAACGGATTGTAAAATCTCGTTCTTCCGCAGCAGGATTTTCAAAGGAACCGGAGCGCAGTGTAGCAATCGATTTGTCCATGAAATAATGTTGTTCCAGAATCGGTTTGATCGCATCGAAGATCTGGTCTGCATTTTTACCGTTAAAATAAAGGTAACCGTCTCCGAAGTCCATTGAAATGTCGTGCCCTTCATATTTTCCAAGAGCACTGTTCGTAATGTTTGAATCCAATTGCTTTTCCAGCTCATGCAATTCATTCAAATTCTCAATTCCATAGAAGAATTGAATAACAACCAAATGATTTTCGTCCATATGCGCGATATTTTCTTTCATTGTTTTCTCTTTCTTCCGTTGAAAAAATCCAAACAATTTCATTTTAATATGTCTTTCAATTAAAAAGTAAGTTAGTTAAAAAAACTGAAAATTCAACAGTTAACCAGTTATTTAACAATCTGTTAATTGGTATATGATGGATTTACTTTCTCAAGTACGAATAGACGCTTACTAAATCGGTTTTGAAAGAAAATCAAGCGTGTGATAAAAGTTATGGATTTTGATTTTTCAGTTGTTTTTATTGTTTTGAATCAAAATTAACAGGGGGTGTTTATAAAAATTTACACTTTTTCTTGGGATGACCCCTTCAAAAAATGTACTTTTGTCAAAAATTTTGAATTTTATGGCAACAAAGCGATTACAGGCGTATCGGGATGTACTCAATCGTACACCAAAACACATTGATTATGACGGGAAAGTTTCCGAATTATTCGGGAAAAATGTATTTCATGCAGAAGTAATGCGTGAATACCTACCTTCAGATGCATACAAATCCATGATGGAGTCCATTCAGAACGGGACACGCCTGGATCGTAAAATGGCAGATCAGGTTGCTTCGGCAATGAAAGATTGGGCTATTACAAAAGGTGCCACACATTATACACACTGGTTCCAGCCTTTAACAGGTGCCACAGCAGAGAAACACGATGCGTTTTTCAAGCCGGTAGGGCCAGGGCGTGCCATTGAACGTTTCGACGGAGAATTGCTGGTTCAGCAGGAGCCGGATGCTTCTTCTTTCCCGAACGGAGGAATCCGTAATACGTTCGAAGCAAGAGGATATACCGCTTGGGATCCTTCTTCTCCGGCTTTTGTGATCGGGAAAACATTGTGTATCCCAACGATCTTTATTTCCTACACGGGAGAATCGCTGGATTATAAAATGCCGCTATTGAAAGCCTTGCACGCTGTTGACAGCATCGCTACGGAAGTTTGCCAATACTTCGACAAGAACGTAACAAAAGTAAATGCCACATTGGGTTGGGAACAGGAGTACTTCCTGGTAGACCAGGCATTGTTTAACTGTCGCCCGGATTTGATGATGACAGGCCGCGCTTTGTTCGGACATGCTCCGGCAAAAGGACAGCAGCTGGACGACCATTATTTCGGTTCTATTCCTGAGCGCGTAACGGCGTTTATGCGTGAATTCGAGAACGAAGCAATCTTATTGGGGATTCCGGTAACAACCCGCCACAACGAAGTTGCTCCGAACCAGTTTGAATGTGCTCCGATCTTTGAAGAGTGTAACCTGGCAAACGACCACAACCTGTTGTTGATGGATTTGCTGGAGAAAGTTGCCCGTAAGCACGATTTCCGCGTATTGCTCCACGAAAAGCCATTCGCTGGAGTAAACGGTTCCGGAAAGCACAACAACTGGTCTTTGGGAACAAATACAGGAGTAAACTTATTGCAACCGGGTAAAAACCCGAAAACAAACTTACAGTTCCTAACGTTCTTCGTTAATACGATCAAAGCAATCCACGACAATGCAGACTTGCTACGTGCTTGTATTGCTTCAGCAAGTAACGATCACCGTTTGGGAGCAAACGAAGCTCCTCCGGCAATTATCTCTACATTCATCGGTTCCCAGTTATCCGAAGCATTGGATGAATTGGAAAAGAACGTGAAGGCCGGGAAAATGTCGCCGCAGGATAAAACGGAATTGAAACTGAACATCGGTAAGATTCCTCAGATCATGCTGGATAACACGGACCGAAACAGAACTTCTCCGTTTGCATTTACAGGAAACAAGTTTGAGTTCCGCGCAGTTGGTTCTTCCGCAAACTGTGCTTCTGCAATGATCGTATTGAATACTATTATGGCGAAACAACTTCAGTTGTTCAAAGCAAGTGTTGATGCACGTATTGAAAAAGGAGAATCCAAAGACGAAGCTATTTTGAAAGAACTTCAGATCCTGATCAAAGACTCCAAGAAAATCCGTTTCGAAGGAAATGGTTACGGAGACGAGTGGGTGAAAGAAGCTGAGAAAAGAGGATTGAATAACTTCAAAGATACTCCGCGGGCATTGAAAGCGTGGGGAGATAAAAAGTTCGTGAAATTATTCGACGAAATGAATGTATTGACTCCGCGTGAGTTGGAAGCACGCCAGGAAATCGAATTCGAAAGCTACATTTTGAAAATCCAGATCGAAGCACGTTTGATGGGAGATTTGGTTCAGACGCACATCATTCCTGCAGTAGTGGAATACCAGAACAGGTTGTTGTCCAATATCCAGGGAATCATCTCTGCTTTGGGAGATAAAGCCGGAAAAGAAGCAGCCGCAGCTCAAATTGAATTGGTCACAAAGATCTCAAGTCACCTGAACAAAATGAAAGCGACTTGTGATACGATGCTTCAGGCACGTAAAGATGCCAACAAAATTGAGCATGCCGAAGAGAAAGCAGTGGCTTACTGTGACAAAGTGAAAATTTATTTTGACGAAATCCGTTACCACGCAGATAAATTGGAGTTATTGGTAGACGATGAGTTATGGCCATTGCCAAAATTCAGAGAAATGTTGTTTACCCGTTAATAAAATTCAAGTTAGATGTAGCCCCGGTTCTTTCGTTAGGATCGGGGTTTTTGTTATTAAACCGCATAGACAAATAAAAAACCACATAGGTCACATAGAACACATAGTGTTTTATTGGAGACTGGTTGTTTCGCTTCGCTCGCGTTTTTATAACCACAAGGGACACAAAGTACACGAGGATTATAGTTTTACGTTCTTTCTGCTCATATTCTTTTTACTGTCAGATTTAAAAAAACTTCGTATCCTATGATTATCGTTATTCTCCCTGATAAAACTGCACACATGTGCAAAACGTCTGGAGACCATGTGACCTATTTTTCTTTGTGGTTAAAACAGAGAGCAGCGCGAAGCCACAAATTTCTTCCCGGAAAAACCGTTTACTTTAATCTTTTTCAAATAACAGTTAACGAAGTACTATGTGAACTATGTACCTATGTGGTTCAAATGCGTAACTTTATAGTGCGATGAAACAATTCGATATTCCATCCATATTCCGTTCACCGATCATTTCGAAAGTGAAGGCATTCCGCAAGGCACAGGACCCGCGTAAGAAGGATTTCTCACCGACCGTTTTGAATTTTGGGAACGTTCAGCTTTACATCGCCAGGCACTTCGGGTTTTGCTACGGAGTGGAAAATGCCATCGAAATAGCTTACCGGGCAGTGGAAGAAAACACCGGAAAACGCATTTTTCTCCTGAGCCAGATGATCCACAATCCAACGGTAAACGAAGATCTTACACAACATGGTATCGCGTTTATCCAGGATACTTCCGGGAAACAGTTGATCCCATGGG
The window above is part of the Fluviicola sp. genome. Proteins encoded here:
- the gcvT gene encoding glycine cleavage system aminomethyltransferase GcvT; amino-acid sequence: MKNTALTQVHEALGAKMVPFAGFNMPVQYEGVNAEHETVRNAVGVFDVSHMGEFLLSGPDALDLIQRVTTNDASTLTIGRAQYSCLPNGNGGIVDDLIVYRIKEEEYLLVVNASNIEKDWNWISSHNTKNVTMRNLSDDYSLLAIQGPKAVEAMQSLTSVDLSAIKYYHFEVGPFAGVDYVIISATGYTGSGGFEIYCKNSEVKQVWDKVFEAGAAFGIKPIGLAARDTLRLEMGFCLYGNDIDDTTSPLEAGLGWITKFTKDFVDADRLKAQKEAGVSRKLIGFEMIDRGIPRHDYRILDANGNVIGKVTSGTQGPSVKKAIGMGYVNTEFAAPDSEIFIEIRDKGVAAKVVKMPFYQK
- a CDS encoding glutamine synthetase III, whose protein sequence is MATKRLQAYRDVLNRTPKHIDYDGKVSELFGKNVFHAEVMREYLPSDAYKSMMESIQNGTRLDRKMADQVASAMKDWAITKGATHYTHWFQPLTGATAEKHDAFFKPVGPGRAIERFDGELLVQQEPDASSFPNGGIRNTFEARGYTAWDPSSPAFVIGKTLCIPTIFISYTGESLDYKMPLLKALHAVDSIATEVCQYFDKNVTKVNATLGWEQEYFLVDQALFNCRPDLMMTGRALFGHAPAKGQQLDDHYFGSIPERVTAFMREFENEAILLGIPVTTRHNEVAPNQFECAPIFEECNLANDHNLLLMDLLEKVARKHDFRVLLHEKPFAGVNGSGKHNNWSLGTNTGVNLLQPGKNPKTNLQFLTFFVNTIKAIHDNADLLRACIASASNDHRLGANEAPPAIISTFIGSQLSEALDELEKNVKAGKMSPQDKTELKLNIGKIPQIMLDNTDRNRTSPFAFTGNKFEFRAVGSSANCASAMIVLNTIMAKQLQLFKASVDARIEKGESKDEAILKELQILIKDSKKIRFEGNGYGDEWVKEAEKRGLNNFKDTPRALKAWGDKKFVKLFDEMNVLTPRELEARQEIEFESYILKIQIEARLMGDLVQTHIIPAVVEYQNRLLSNIQGIISALGDKAGKEAAAAQIELVTKISSHLNKMKATCDTMLQARKDANKIEHAEEKAVAYCDKVKIYFDEIRYHADKLELLVDDELWPLPKFREMLFTR